One genomic region from Phragmites australis chromosome 1, lpPhrAust1.1, whole genome shotgun sequence encodes:
- the LOC133925504 gene encoding serine hydroxymethyltransferase 7-like isoform X3: MDLSRPESSDLSLGLHSHGFSHAHARVHAVAAPLPLFDETSSCSSSSAALRPAKRQATGEFGGADLEARRAAVRSWGNQSLAEADADVHALMERELDRQVRGIELIASENFVCRAVLDALGSHLTNKYSEGLPGARYYGGNQHIDAIERLCHERALAAFGLDPARWGVNVQPYSCTSANFAVYTGLLQPKDRIMGLEPPSGGHVSHGYYTPSGKKVSGASIFFESLSYKVNPQTGYIDYDKLEERAMDFHPKILICGGSSYPREWDFVRMRLIADKCGAVLMCDMAHISGLVAAKECRSPFYNCDVVTSTTHKNLRGPRGGIIFFRKGKNLRRRAGSLSQGDENDYDFEDRINFAVFPSMQGGPHNNHIAALAITLKQVATPEYKAYIQQVKKNAQALASALLRRKCRLVTGGTDNHLVLWDLRTLGLTV, encoded by the exons ATGGATCTCTCGCGGCCCGAATCCTCGGACCTGTCGCTCGGCCTCCACTCTCACGGTTTCTCGCACGCCCACGCCCGCGTGCACGCGGTCGCCGCGCCTCTGCCGCTGTTCGATGAGACGTCCTCCTGCTCGTCCTCGTCCGCAGCGCTCCGCCCCGCGAAGCGGCAGGCGACGGGTGAGTTCGGCGGCGCGGATCTGGAGGCCCGCCGCGCCGCGGTCCGCTCCTGGGGCAATCAGTCGCTGGCGGAGGCCGACGCGGACGTGCACGCGCTGATGGAGCGCGAGCTGGACCGCCAGGTGCGGGGTATCGAGCTCATAGCGTCGGAGAATTTCGTCTGCCGCGCGGTGCTCGACGCGCTCGGCAGCCACCTCACCAATAAGTACTCCGAGGGGCTCCCGGGTGCTCGCTACTACGGCGGGAACCAGCACATCGACGCCATCGAGCGGCTCTGCCACGAGCGCGCCCTCGCTGCCTTCGGTCTCGACCCCGCCCGCTGGGGCGTCAACGTCCAGCCGTACTCCTGCACATCCGCCAATTTTGCTGTCTACACAGGGCTCCTTCAACCCAAAGACCGCATCATGGGGCtggagccgccgtccggtgGTCATGTTAGCCACGGGTACTATACGCCGAGTGGTAAGAAGGTGTCAGGCGCCTCTATTTTCTTCGAGAGCTTGTCATACAAGGTGAATCCACAGACTGGGTATATTGATTATGACAAGCTTGAGGAGCGCGCGATGGATTTCCACCCCAAAATTCTCATCTGTGGTGGAAGCTCGTACCCCAGGGAGTGGGACTTCGTTCGAATGAGGTTGATTGCTGATAAATGCGGTGCAGTGCTTATGTGCGACATGGCACATATCAGTGGGCTTGTCGCAGCAAAG GAATGTCGTAGTCCCTTCTACAACTGTGATGTTGTTACGTCAACTACTCATAAGAATCTAAGGGGTCCTAGAGgtggtataatatttttcagGAAAGGGAAAAATTTAAGGAGACGAGCTGGATCTCTCTCTCAAGGGGATGAAAATGATTACGACTTTGAGGATAGGATAAATTTTGCTGTTTTCCCTTCAATGCAAGGAGGGCCCCATAATAATCATATTGCTGCCTTGGCAATAACTCTGAAGCAGGTAGCAACTCCTGAATATAAAGCGTACATTCAACAAGTCAAGAAAAATGCTCAGGCTTTGGCATCAGCCTTGCTCAGAAGAAAATGCAGATTGGTTACTGGTGGCACAGATAATCACTTGGTACTTTGGGACCTCAGAACTCTTGGCTTGACAG TATGA